Part of the Penicillium digitatum chromosome 4, complete sequence genome is shown below.
AATCCGATCAGACCTATTGGTAGGCAGGGGGCAGTATACAGCAGCCACCACAAGCGAGATTCATACTGAGCCCGTTCGCTCTCTGGATTGTTGTGGCGCTCTTTAATATTGCGTTTGATAATCGGGAAGAAGGAGAACCAAGCGATGAAGTAGCCAACCACAATTGGGATGAAGGCCAGACCCTTCTGCCAGGTGTTGAAGCCCCACTGACCGTAAACAAGAGAAAGCGACTGGATGAACATGAAAATAAGGGCGTCGCTGAAACCACTCAGCAGAGAAAGAACCAACACAATGGGCTCAGTCAGGAACATCTTGAAGGGGCGAATCCAGGTAGCCATAAGCTCATGAGGCGGGAAGCGCTGCCGGAACGATATGCCCTCTGTGGGACCGTAAATGTTGGGGTTTTCGCCAGACTTGCGCATTTTTTTGGCGATACGATCCATCATAACGGTAGTTCTAGTTTCAGGGACGAACAGGTAATGAGCAACCTGCACGAAACCACCAAAGATCAACTGAATCCAGATGTTCCACCGCCACGGCAGGAATGCTTCGACGAAGCCACCAACGACTGGACCAAGCACAGATCCACCAACAGATGAGAAAACGACAGCAGCTACGGCGTATTGTTGCGCATCCGGTTCCCACAGATCAGCAATCATTCCCAGGGTAACAGAGCCACCGGCGGACGAGAGACCACCAAGGGCACGACCAACCATGATGGAGGCAAAGTTGGGGGCCAGAGCCACAGGTAGCTGGAAAACATTGACAAGGAATAGAGATGCCTGGAGAATGGGTTTGCGACCCAGCTCCTCACTCCACGGAGCCCAGAGTTCACAACCGAAGGCATAAAGAACCAAGAAGATCATGGCACCGCAGCGCGCAGCCTGCATGGAGACACCAAACTCCTCTGAAATTCCTGTGGTGGCGTTCGAATAAAGCGATGTATTGAAGTTCATCGATGTCTGCACGAGGAAAATCACGGCGATAATGGTccactttttcttttcgctGAATGAGTATCCCAGTCGATCGTAGCACATGTCCTCAGTGAGCTCGACTACTCCGTCGGGTGTAGGCGAGGCCTCCTCGAGctgatcctcctcctctaaCTTTTCAGTAGCGGCATTGACAACGGCTTGGGCGTGGGCAGCTTCTGCTGCCTGCACGGTATCCCTTGCGGGTTTTTCGAAATTGAATGCCATTGTTGATTCTACCCTGTGACGTAGAAGTGGTAGTATAAGGAAAACTGGTATCAAGACCAGTAGCAGTAGAAGAAACTCCAGGAAATGAGGACACAATAAGTctggagaagatcaacagtgagaaagagagaaagagaacaaAGGAATGAAcaagaaagaggaaaaaagaGGAGTTAAATACAGAAACGGAGAGAAAAGGGCAAGAGCCAAATGCAGGAAAGAGCCAATCTTTCCAGGGTTCACCCTGTCAGTACATTTCCAGTACAGTCCTAGTACAGATTTTCCATTATGTCACTTCCCACATTTTAGGGATTGACTTGGACACTAATTCTTTCAATAAGTTACATGTACCTGATTACTTGGTACTTACTATACACTAATAAACACTCCAGGCGGGATGCCGATGTCCCCCCATGGAACcccacttcttcatctctcCAGACTATCACTCTCCGGAGATTTTTGCCCTTTTTTACCTCTTTGAATGAACTGCAGCATTTTTTTACCCATCGCCTAAACTATCAAAGATTTTGGCAGGTGAGAACAGTTGATTCTTTCTGGCACTTTCAGGGCCAACTAGCCGGAATAGGAAGTTTGCATTTGGGGTAGTCGGACCCACATTGGAGAGAACTACGGCCATCTCCAGCCAACTTCCCCGTTGCCGCTCTGGGCCGGGAGAATGTCCGCTTCGAGTCTGTTCAACGCCTT
Proteins encoded:
- a CDS encoding MFS multidrug transporter, putative; protein product: MAFNFEKPARDTVQAAEAAHAQAVVNAATEKLEEEDQLEEASPTPDGVVELTEDMCYDRLGYSFSEKKKWTIIAVIFLVQTSMNFNTSLYSNATTGISEEFGVSMQAARCGAMIFLVLYAFGCELWAPWSEELGRKPILQASLFLVNVFQLPVALAPNFASIMVGRALGGLSSAGGSVTLGMIADLWEPDAQQYAVAAVVFSSVGGSVLGPVVGGFVEAFLPWRWNIWIQLIFGGFVQVAHYLFVPETRTTVMMDRIAKKMRKSGENPNIYGPTEGISFRQRFPPHELMATWIRPFKMFLTEPIVLVLSLLSGFSDALIFMFIQSLSLVYGQWGFNTWQKGLAFIPIVVGYFIAWFSFFPIIKRNIKERHNNPESERAQYESRLWWLLYTAPCLPIGLIGFAWTSLPQCHWIGSMIFAAIIGIANYAIYMATIDYMICAYGPYSASATGGNGWSRDFLAGVLTIPATPFFTNIGGEHHLEYASTILFCISVPLVVAVYIIYWKGPTLRKRSPFAQQLEDARHHIQVQSRRGSKIPPASRASSYARSQQDLRIRPTLGSRGNSRVNSQVNSRVNSRANSRANSRRNSINLNP